GCAAATGCTGCTACAAGATACCCCATCGTTTTACCTGACAAATGCATAATGTTCATAAAGGATGGCATAACAGGGACGATCAACCCAACGCCTAGAAAAACAATGAATATATTACTTAGCAAAATGAGTAAGACTGTTTTTTGTTCTTTCAATGGTTTCTTCATGAAGTAATACCTCTCTTTGTAGAATCAAAGCTGTGAAATACCTCTCCAAAATACGGTCCATGAGGCATTTAGTTTTTCATTTAAACGGATTTCATTATTGCCATACACAAGCTCTAGCATGATCGAATCAACTACACCTAAAAAGGCAAGCGTTGGGATGGAGGCAGCATCTTCCATGATGACTTTGGCATCGATCCAAGCTTGGAATTTACTTTCAAGTACGGGTTGAATCTTTTTCTCTGTGTCGATTACTTCTTCATCAATCGCTGTAGCAAGATGGGGCGGTGGAAAAAAAGAGATACGCAGCCAAAACTTTAACTGCTCGTTCTTTTGAAACATATCAATGACCAATTGCAGATATCCTAATAAATCTGTTTTAGGATTATGAGTCCCTACCTTACTCAAATATTGTAGTTTGGATGAGATTTCTGTCTCTTTGGCATCTTGTAGAACTTGCAGAAAAAGATCATCCTTCCCTTTGAAATGGGCATAAAGAGATTGTTTTTTCATCCCGACTTGCTCAGCAATTTGAGACAAAGAAGCCCCCTCATAACCATGAGTTGTGAAACATTTCAAAGCAATGTCTTTAATTTCTTTACTTTTCAAAAAAAATCACCTCGATATTAACGAACGTTCGTCAGTTATACTATCAAATTAAATTATTTTATGCAAATGAATATTGTTTGAAGTGAGTCTTCCCTTTTAACATATCCTTAATTCTCAAGCGGTTTGAAAAGACGATTGACCGAACTAAAAGAGCTGATCCTAAAGTAGAACTTTCTACAATAGTGTCGGCTCTTTTTCATTTTGAATCAGCTCGTAAGCGATGTCGAAAGATGAAAATAAACTCGGATTTATTTGTGAAGTAAATTTGAATGTGTAATATTCTGAGTACTTTTGTCGCCATGCAGGAAGTAGCACAAATTTAAGGGAATATGTTGTTCAATATTCATGGTGAGGTAGAAGTAAGCGTTTATAAGTTATCTTTTAAAGGGGAGGGAACTTATGAGAAAAAATTGGCGGATGTCTAGCACATTAAGGCTTTTTTTTATACTGGTAGTCATTCTGCCGATCATCTTATTCTCCATCATTATTCTAAATATTTATAAGCGAGATATTCTTCAGCAAAATACATCACGATCTCAGCAAACGGCTCAAGCGATCTCCTATTCCGTTAGTCAGGAAATAAGGAGGTTGACGGGACTATTTGCTTCCATCGGTATGGACAGGGATGTGATGGCAAAGCTTTATGAAATTAATCGTAAGAGTGGAGTCGAGAAACAGCAGGCTTACTATGAGCTAAAGGTCTTAATAGAGAAGTACACGGCATCCATCTCAGGACGAGTACTGTCGGTGAACTTCCTATTTAAAGACCATCAATCCTATTCGTACTTAAAGAATTTGAATTTGGATGATTCTTATTTTCGCCAAAAAACGTGGTATGGGCAGGTGCTAAATAATCCCGATAGCGTTCATTTTCTGGGGATGATGCCCAATATTTTATATGGTAACTACAATCCTTACAATATGGTTGCTGCCCTATCTCCAAGTGTAATCAATCCTTTATCCCAGCTAGAAATGATTCTTTTTACGTTTGAGAGTAGTGCCTTTGATCATATTTTGCAGTCACGTGATAATACGGAATCCAGCCTTTTTATCGTCACAGAGGAAGGTCAAATTATCTCATCCAATACCCTTGCCTCTAGAGGGGGGGGATTCCAAATGCACTGGTTCGCAAATCGTGGTCCGCAGGAAAAAGGGTACGTTGTGGATGTTAATGGTGAAGATAGAAATTTGATAACCTACGCCAAGATTGATCAGACTGGATGGTGGCTTGTACAGTCTATTCCATATGCTGATCTAACAGCCAATTACCTTAGTGTGAATTATATCGTATGGGTGTTTGCATTGATGATCATCTTAGCATTTATTCTTGTTTCATTTTACTTTGTATCTAATGTTACTAAGCCGTTAAATGAGCTTCTCCGGCAAATGGATCTGGTTACTGAAGGTGATTTAAACGCTAAATTTATGAGAACCGGCAGCCTGGAGCTAATTAAGCTTGGGCATTCTTTTAATCACATGACGGAACGTATTCAGGATCTGCTCTACCATCATGAAAGGCAAGAGGTGGAGAAGCGAAAGGCGGAGTTTGCAGCACTTCAGTCGCAGATCAATCCACACTTTTTAATAAATACGCTCAATTCAATCAAGTTTATGGCTTTAATCAGTAAAGCAGATAACATACGGAATATGACACATGCGCTAACTCGTCTGTTGGCTTCTTCTTTTAATCGAGGTGGAATTCTGACTACGATTGATGAGGAAATAGATCATTTAAAGAATTATTTGTATATTATGGAGATTCGTTTTGGTAGACCGATTCA
This genomic stretch from Paenibacillus sp. FSL H7-0737 harbors:
- a CDS encoding cache domain-containing sensor histidine kinase — its product is MRKNWRMSSTLRLFFILVVILPIILFSIIILNIYKRDILQQNTSRSQQTAQAISYSVSQEIRRLTGLFASIGMDRDVMAKLYEINRKSGVEKQQAYYELKVLIEKYTASISGRVLSVNFLFKDHQSYSYLKNLNLDDSYFRQKTWYGQVLNNPDSVHFLGMMPNILYGNYNPYNMVAALSPSVINPLSQLEMILFTFESSAFDHILQSRDNTESSLFIVTEEGQIISSNTLASRGGGFQMHWFANRGPQEKGYVVDVNGEDRNLITYAKIDQTGWWLVQSIPYADLTANYLSVNYIVWVFALMIILAFILVSFYFVSNVTKPLNELLRQMDLVTEGDLNAKFMRTGSLELIKLGHSFNHMTERIQDLLYHHERQEVEKRKAEFAALQSQINPHFLINTLNSIKFMALISKADNIRNMTHALTRLLASSFNRGGILTTIDEEIDHLKNYLYIMEIRFGRPIQTRWEVDEDLAGYYILKLLLQPILENSIIHGLKNVDYPGIIEIIVSKQAEDLLITIADNGVGMLDMDAQEYDSDGIRHQHSFSGMGNSNVNKRIQLHYGRRYGLKYEKNKPQGTIVSIRLPLIDTPEEEMQDQLLGEGG
- a CDS encoding TetR/AcrR family transcriptional regulator, translating into MKSKEIKDIALKCFTTHGYEGASLSQIAEQVGMKKQSLYAHFKGKDDLFLQVLQDAKETEISSKLQYLSKVGTHNPKTDLLGYLQLVIDMFQKNEQLKFWLRISFFPPPHLATAIDEEVIDTEKKIQPVLESKFQAWIDAKVIMEDAASIPTLAFLGVVDSIMLELVYGNNEIRLNEKLNASWTVFWRGISQL